Proteins encoded together in one Musa acuminata AAA Group cultivar baxijiao chromosome BXJ3-6, Cavendish_Baxijiao_AAA, whole genome shotgun sequence window:
- the LOC103988902 gene encoding COP9 signalosome complex subunit 2, whose product MGSDADMEDYGFEYSDEEPEEQDVDIENQYYNSKGLVETDPEEALAGFAEVVRMEPEKAEWGFKALKQTVKLYYRLGKYKEMMEAYREMLTYIKSAVTRNYSEKCINNIMDFVSGSASQNFGLLQEFYETTLKALEEAKNERLWFKTNLKLCTIWFDIGEYGRMSKILKELHKSCQREDGTDDQKKGTQLLEVYAIEIQMYTQTKNNKKLKQLYQKALSIKSAIPHPRIMGIIHECGGKMHMAERQWAEAATDFFEAFKNYDEAGNQRRIQCLKYLVLANMLMESEVNPFDGQEAKPYKNDPEILAMTNLIAAYQRNEILEFEKILKSNRRTIMDDPFIRNYIEDLLKNIRTQVLLKLIKPYTRIRIPFISKELNVPEKDVEQLLVSLILDNRIQGHIDQVNKLLERSDRSKGMKKYAAIDKWNTQLRSLYQTISNRVG is encoded by the exons ATGGGTTCCG ATGCTGATATGGAGGACTATGGGTTTGAATACTCTGATGAGGAACCGGAGGAGCAGGACGTCGACATTGAGAACCAATACTACAACTCGAAAG GGTTAGTGGAAACTGATCCTGAGGAAGCACTTGCTGGTTTTGCTGAAGTAGTGCGCATGGAACCTGAAAAAGCCGAGTG GGGATTCAAAGCTTTAAAACAAACAGTTAAGCTTTATTATAGGTTAGGCAAGTATAAAGAGATGATGGAAGCTTACAGGGAGATGTTGACATATATCAAATCAGCAGTTACACGTAACTATAGTGAAAAATGTATAAATAACATAATGGACTTTGTTTCGGGTTCCGCAAGTCAGAACTTTGGTCTTCTACAGGAGTTCTATGAGACGACGCTGAAGGCACTTGAGGAAGCAAAGAATGAG AGACTTTGGTTTAAAACAAATCTTAAGCTTTGCACGATTTGGTTCGACATTGGTGAATATGGACGAATGAGTAAG ATATTGAAAGAACTCCACAAATCTTGCCAGCGAGAAGATGgtactgatgatcaaaagaaaggCACACAACTTCTGGAGGTCTATGCTATTGAGATTCAAATGTACACACAGActaagaataacaaaaaactaaag CAACTATATCAGAAGGCACTTTCCATAAAGTCAGCAATACCTCATCCAAGAATCATGGGTATAATTCATGAATGTGGAGGGAAAATGCACATGGCTGAGAGACAATGGGCAGAAGCTGCCACTGATTTTTTTGAAGCCTTCAAGAACTATGATGAAGCTGGAAACCAGCGTCGTATCCAATGTCTCAA GTATTTGGTTCTTGCCAACATGCTGATGGAATCTGAAGTAAATCCATTTGATGGTCAAGAGGCAAAGCC ATACAAGAATGATCCCGAAATTTTGGCAATGACAAATCTGATCGCAGCATATCAACGAAATGAGATATTAGAATTTGAGAAGATCTTAAAG AGTAACAGAAGAACGATTATGGATGATCCTTTCATCCGAAATTATATTGAAGATCTTTTGAAAAATATCAGAACTCAAGTTCTCCTGAAGCTTATAAAACCTTATACACGAATCAGGATTCCATTCATCTCAAAG GAACTTAATGTGCCTGAGAAAGATGTGGAGCAGCTCCTAGTTTCGTTGATTTTGGACAATCGTATTCAAGGTCACATCGATCAAGTCAACAAGCTATTAGAGAGAAGCGACAG GTCCAAGGGAATGAAGAAATATGCTGCCATAGACAAGTGGAACACTCAGCTTAGATCATTGTACCAAACAATCTCAAATAGAGTAGGCTGA